From a region of the Castanea sativa cultivar Marrone di Chiusa Pesio chromosome 10, ASM4071231v1 genome:
- the LOC142612035 gene encoding uncharacterized protein LOC142612035 has product MAEVYLEGEESVSSRSRDVAVSLQRDKGKGHTSGVVKAYDGGQGAEQRSLTEGHMSRDDVLRQMQSEIAYLRKCVNRKKRRRKGNASSSSDSSEANPGGIHPPMFEPTRSVTHASVSSGVGAKPQKETRMPGTDGIYRDDGSDAMGKALRQIAKSPFVAKINRAKLPRRFSQPIFTMYNGRTDPVEHAAIDMRQLMDRIDKYKRVEEDQMQSKGKMKGYLERKDLRVGGFQGIRPRRDFTSHPKTAESPIVNSLFKEPVHHILEKIRHEPYFRPPNKMSGDASTRNQNLHCHYHQDKGHTTEKCRTLRDHLNQLIRPGKINHLLAKPNGNQEQLDTQKYWGQSPQPSLGTINVILTQPRGDYGKPSRVMTVQNKCGNEDVEENHQTNKRMRSSATPILGFSDKDKEGTFQPHDDALVVTVRIGGYDVKRVLVDDGSGAEIMYPDLFNGLKLKEEDLEKYDHPLVGFDGNQVIPRGMIRLPVQVEGSEVQVNFIVVMTYSPYMAILARPWLHAMEAVSSTLHVMVKYPIRGSVGVLHGSQMQLKEVAREVGLGEGEGSAEQLTKVIIGEDEEKNFQVGSKLPVQEREELIQFLRDNMDVFAWTTYDVPGIDPEVICHHLNINPHATPRQQPPRRASQEHAEAVKEEVGKLKQAGAIKEIFYPEWLANTVVVKKKNGKWRVCVDFTDLNKLGRNMEAYIDDMVIKSKRTEDHLTDLQETFSVLRKYKLRLNASKCSFGVGSGKFLGYMITHRGIEVNPDQIKAVLDLHPPQNPKEVQKLAGMIAALNRFISRSADRCRPFYRLLHKWKDFRWTNECNLAFEDLKQYLSRPPILSTPEKEEVLYAYLAVTNHSVSLVLIRNDDGVQKPIYYVSKSLQEVEQRYLLLKKALLAVVHATRKLPHYFQAHTVVILTQLPLQAIMRKSDYTGRVAKWGTKLGAYDIKYMPRTAIKGQILADFVAEFTEGQINHEGTMMTVMSIGLENVTPWEVYTDGASNRRGAGVGVVLISPEKLVIEKSLRLGFPATNNEAEYEALLVGCQMVKHLGGKVVRLYCDSRLVVGQVNGEFEAKDERMKGYLKRVQGVLGLFDSFKVQQVPRGHNSHADSLAMLATSLGSELPRMVMVEDLLTSSLTNVSAVRVHSVHVGPSWMDPIVTFLQHGILPEDITVAEKVRRSAPRYWLSEEKKLYRRSYIGPYLLCVHPEAVEPLLEELHEGNGQAEATNKVILAGLKKRLDDAKGGWVEELPHVLWAYRTTPRRSTGETPFSMTYGMEAVIPLESGFPTLKSDQYNEVSNHEKIYDCLNTIEERREVASVKMGSYQQKLKQAYDKGVRSRPLVPGDLVLRKVVGVARNPAWGKLGPNWEGPYRITSVAGIGAYRLEDLDGGVVPRPWNVNNLRRYYY; this is encoded by the exons ATGGCGGAGGTGTATCTAGAAGGGGAGGAATCAGTAAGTTCACGAAGCAGGGACGTAGCTGTGAGTCTCCAGCGTGACAAGGGGAAGGGACATACTTCGGGGGTGGTGAAAGCATATGATGGCGGTCAGGGGGCTGAGCAACGATCGTTAACTGAAGGGCATATGTCTCGCGACGATGTATTGCGACAGATGCAATCTGAGATAGCGTACTTACGCAAGTGCGTGAATCGTAAGAAGCGAAGACGTAAGGGtaatgctagctcttccagtgatagTTCGGAAGCAAACCCAGGAGGAATTCATCCCCCAATGTTTGAGCCTACTCGAAGTGTGACCCATGCCAGTGTGTCTTCGGGCGTTGGGGCAAAGCCGCAGAAGGAGACGAGGATGCCCGGTACTGATGGGATATATCGCGATGACGGgagtgatgcaatgggtaaagccctGAGACAAATTGCCAAATCCCCTTTTGTGGCAAAGATAAACAGGGCAAAGCTACCTCGTAGGTTTTCTCAACCCATCTTTACTATGTATAACGGGAGGACTGACCCTGTAGAGCAC gccgCGATAGACATGCGTCAGCTTATGGACCGGATAGATAAATACAAACGGGTAGAAGAGGATCAGATGCAAAGCAAAGGCAAGATGAAAGGGTATCTGGAGAGGAAGGATCTTCGGGTAGGGGGGTTTCAAGGTATTCGGCCTAGACGAGACTTTACAAGCCATCCGAAGACCGCCGAGTCTCCTATAGTTAACTCATTATTTAAGGAACCAGTGCATCACATACTGGAGAAAATTCGGCATGAGCCATATTTTAGGCCACCAaacaaaatgagtggagatgcatccaCGAGAAACCAAAACCTGCACTGCCATTACCATCAGGATAAGGGACACACCACGGAGAAGTGCAGGACACTGCGCGACCATTTGAATCAATTGATTAGGCCCGGGAAGATCAATCACTTATTGGCAAAGCCGAATGGGAATCAGGAACAACTCGATACTCAGAAATATTGGGGTCAGTCCCCTCAACCATCTCTAGGCACTATTAACGTCATCTTGACCCAGCCGAGAGGAGACTATGGGAAACCTTCTCGGGTCATGACCGTTCAAAACAAGTGTGGGAATGAGGATGTGGAAGAAaatcatcaaacaaacaaaagaatgaGATCCTCGGCGACGCCTATTTTGGGCTTTTCTGATAAGGATAAAGAGGGAACGtttcaaccccatgatgatgccttggtcgTCACCGTTCGTATCGGGGGATATGATGTGAAAcgagtcttggtggatgatggaagtggtgccgAGATTATGTATCCGGACCTATTCAATGGATTAAAGTTGAAAGAGGAGGACTTGGAAAAATACGACCATCCGTTGGTCGGTTTTGATGGAAACCAGGTGATCCCGCGAGGAATGATTAGGCTGCCCGTGCAGGTGGAGGGTTCCGAAGTGCAGGTaaacttcatagttgttatgACATACTCTCCGTACATGGCCATTTTGGCTAGACCATGGCTGCATGCAATGGAGGCAGTTTCATCTACTTTACATGTGATGGTGAAGTACCCTATACGAGGAAGCGTGGGAGTATTACATGGTAGTCAAATG caattaaaggaggTTGCTCGGGAAGTCGGCCTAGGAGAGGGTGAAGGCTCTGCCGAGCAGCTAACCAAGGTAATTATTggggaagatgaagaaaaaaattttcaagtcGGGTCCAAGCTTCCGGTACAGGAAAGAGAAGAGTTGATTCAATTCTTGCGGGACAATAtggatgtttttgcatggacgacttATGACGTACCAGGAATTGATCCAGAAGTTATCTGTCATCATTTGAACATTAACCCCCATGCGACGCCTAGACAGCAGCCTCCTCGGCGAGCATCTCAAGAGCACGCCGAGGCAGTTAAAGAGGAGGTTGGTAAGCTAAAGCAAGCTGGTGCGATCAAGGAGATCTTTTATCCTGAGTGGCTGGCCAATACTGtcgtggtaaaaaagaagaacgggAAATGGAGAGTCTGTGTTGACTTTACAGATTTGAATaag TTGGGGCGTAATATGGAAGCTTATATCGATGACATGGTCATTAAAAGTAAGAGGACAGAAGACCATTTGACAGATTTGCAGGAAACCTTctcggtgttaagaaagtataagttACGCTTGAATGCATCAAAGTGTTCCTTCGGCGTGGGATCGGGAAAATTTTTagggtacatgattactcatcggggaattgaagttaatcctgatcAAATTAAAGCTGTCTTAGATTTGCATCCCCCTCAGAATCCGAAAGAAGTGCAGAAGTTAGCTGGTATGATTGCAGCCTTGAACAGGTTTATATCTCGGTCTGCAGACAGGTGCCGCCCCTTTTATCGCCttttgcacaagtggaaagatTTCCGGTGGACTAATGAATGCAACTTGGCCTTTGAGGACTTAAAACAATACCTATCTAGACCACCGATATTATCAACACCCGAGAAGGAAGAAGTGTTATATGCATACCTAGCTGTCACAAATCACTCAGTAAGTCTTGTCTTAATACGGAATGATGATGGGGTTCAGAAGCCGATATATTACGTCAGTAAGTCCTTACAGGAAGTAGAACAGCGATACCTACTTTTGAAAAAAGCACTTCTAGCTGTGGTGCATGCGACAAGGAAATTgccccattacttccaagctcacaccgTTGTAATACTCACACAATTGCCTTTGCAAGCTATCATGAGGAAATCGGATTACACGGGTCgtgtagcaaagtggggaaccaaaCTGGGAGCTTATgacatcaagtatatgcctcggaCAGCTATCAAAGGGCAAATCCTTGCCGACTTCGTGGCCGAGTTCACGGAAGGTCAGATTAACCACGAGGGTACCATGATGACAGTAATGTCCATTGGGCTGGAAAATGTCACCCCGTGGGAAGTCTACACGGATGGGGCGTCAAACCGAAGGGGAGCCGGGGTTGGAGTTGTGTTAATATCTCCCGAGAAACTAGTTATTGAAAAGTCATTGAGGTTGGGATTCCccgccactaataatgaggccgagtacgaggctctcTTGGTGGGCTGCCAAATGGTTAAACACTTGGGAGGAAAAGTAGTAAGGTTGTATTGTGATTCCCGATTAGTAGTAGGGCAAGTTAATGGGGAATTTGAAGCAAAAGATGAGCGAATGAAAGGCTATCTCAAGCGAGTTCAAggggtgttgggtttgtttgacaGTTTCAAGGTACAACAAGTCCCAAGGGGACATAACTCTCATGCTGACTCATTAGCAATGTTGGCCACTTCACTGGGTTCGGAGTTACCACGTATGGTCATGGTGGAGGATTTACTGACTTCTAGCTTGACCAACGTTTCGGCAGTACGGGTTCACAGCGTTCATGTTGGTCCAagttggatggacccaattGTAACTTTCTTGCAGCACGGAATACTACCTGAAGACATAACAGTTGCCGAGAAGGTACGAAGAAGCGCTCCCCGTTATTGGCTATCAGAGGAGAAAAAACTCTATAGACGTTCCTACATAGGGCCGTACCTGCTTTGCGTACATCCTGAAGCCGTGGAACCTCTGCTGGAGGAGTTGCATGAAG gaaatggtcagGCCGAGGCAACAAATAAAGTCATCTTGGCAGGTTTGAAGAAACGATTAGACGATGCCAAAGGAGGCTGGGTAGAGGAATTGCCTCATGTGCTATGGGCTTATCGCACTACACCCCGAAGATCGACAGGCGAGactcccttttcaatgacgtatGGAATGGAAGCTGTAATACCATTAGAGTCAGGCTTTCCCACTTTGAAGTCCGACCAGTATAACGAAGTGAGCAATCATGAGAAGATATATGATTGTTTGAATACTATTGAGGAAAGGAGAGAAGTGGCCAGTGTGAAAATGGGCAGttatcagcaaaagcttaaGCAGGCGTACGACAAGGGAGTTAGATCCAGACCCTTGGTACCAGGTGATTTGGTGCTAAGAAAAGTAGTGGGGGTAGCAAGAAATCCGGCTTGGGGAAAGTTAGGTCCTAATTGGGAGGGGCCATATAGAATTACCTCAGTAGCAGGTATAGGGGCTTACCGTTTGGAAGATCTGGATGGAGGGGTGGTtcctcgcccttggaatgtaaataacttacgacgtTATTATTACTAA